From Homalodisca vitripennis isolate AUS2020 chromosome 1, UT_GWSS_2.1, whole genome shotgun sequence, the proteins below share one genomic window:
- the LOC124354849 gene encoding protein ZBED8-like, translating into MAKIMIGEDAEKQLLKIPLSNNTISRRIDDISEDINNQLINSLRGKEFGIQLDEATDSHKDANLICYVRYVNENQLIEDLLFCKEIEGCTSGKEVFDIVNNFMAENDINWEDCVGVCTDGGRSMSGHYQGLI; encoded by the coding sequence ATGGCTAAGATAATGATTGGCGAGGATGCAGAGAAGCAGCTTCTTAAAATTCCTCtgtcaaacaatacaataagcaGGAGGATTGATGACATATCTGAGGACATTAACAACCAGCTTATAAATAGTTTGAGAGGTAAAGAGTTCGGAATTCAATTAGACGAGGCTACTGACAGTCACAAAGACGCTAATTTAATTTGCTACGTTAGGTATGTGAATGAAAACCAGTTGATAGaagatttgttgttttgtaaggaaattgaagGCTGCACCTCTGGTAAAGAGGTGTTtgatattgttaacaattttatggCGGAGAATGATATTAACTGGGAAGACTGTGTTGGGGTGTGTACTGATGGAGGCCGGTCAATGTCAGGTCATTACCAAGGCTTAATTTAA